One Natrinema longum genomic window carries:
- a CDS encoding D-2-hydroxyacid dehydrogenase, translating into MTVVVTPHVLAGGGPIVTEEIRARRPDIDLEHVENEDDLLDAVADAEVLLTHRLPEDVLAAATDLEWVQALSAGTDAYDHDALADRDVALTTVSGIHAKPIGQQVLGYLFHFERGFDRAVAQQQRREWDRYTGGELGDRTVGIVGVGAIGSQVADYCRPFDARVIGTKRDPTSAPDAVDDIYGPDGLEAVLAESDYLVLACPLTDETRGLIDADALATLRDEAILVNVARGAVVDQPALVDALEADELGGAALDVFEAEPLPDDSPLWDRDDALVTPHMAGSTPHYWERCADVFLRNYERFREGAALENRVV; encoded by the coding sequence GTGACGGTCGTCGTCACCCCCCACGTCCTCGCAGGTGGCGGCCCGATCGTCACCGAGGAGATTCGCGCGCGGCGGCCGGATATCGACCTCGAGCACGTCGAGAACGAGGACGACCTGCTCGACGCCGTCGCCGACGCGGAGGTACTCCTCACGCATCGACTCCCCGAGGACGTGCTCGCGGCGGCCACCGACCTCGAGTGGGTGCAGGCGCTCAGCGCGGGTACCGACGCCTACGATCACGACGCGCTGGCCGACCGCGACGTCGCGTTGACGACCGTCTCGGGGATTCACGCGAAACCGATCGGCCAGCAGGTACTCGGCTACCTGTTTCACTTCGAGCGAGGGTTCGATCGCGCCGTCGCCCAACAGCAACGGCGGGAGTGGGACCGCTACACGGGCGGCGAACTGGGTGACCGAACGGTCGGCATCGTCGGCGTCGGCGCGATCGGTTCGCAGGTCGCCGACTACTGCCGGCCCTTCGACGCCCGCGTGATCGGAACCAAACGCGATCCGACCAGTGCGCCGGACGCCGTCGACGACATCTACGGTCCCGACGGCCTCGAGGCGGTGCTCGCCGAGAGCGACTATCTCGTCCTCGCCTGTCCGCTGACCGACGAGACGCGGGGGCTGATCGACGCCGACGCCCTCGCGACCCTGCGCGACGAGGCGATCCTCGTCAACGTCGCCCGCGGCGCGGTCGTCGATCAACCCGCGCTGGTCGACGCGCTCGAGGCCGACGAACTCGGCGGCGCTGCGCTGGACGTTTTCGAGGCGGAACCGCTCCCCGACGACTCGCCGCTGTGGGACCGCGACGACGCGCTCGTGACGCCCCACATGGCCGGGAGCACGCCCCACTACTGGGAGCGGTGTGCCGACGTCTTCCTCCGGAACTACGAGCGGTTTCGCGAGGGAGCGGCCCTCGAGAACCGCGTCGTCTGA